Proteins from a genomic interval of Rosa chinensis cultivar Old Blush chromosome 2, RchiOBHm-V2, whole genome shotgun sequence:
- the LOC112186392 gene encoding probable magnesium transporter NIPA8 isoform X1 yields the protein MGEWVIGAFINLFGSIAINFGTNLLKLGHNERERHSMLEGDGTNGKLPLKPIIYFQTWRVGFLFFVLGNCLNFISFGYAAQSLLAALGSIQFVSNIAFAYFVLNKMVTVKVMVATTFIVLGNIFLVAFGNHQSPVFTPEQLAEKFSNITFLLYCLILILIVAVHHSIYRRGVLLHAVCGHDLRSYWHMLLPFSYAIVSGAVGSFSVLFAKSLSNLLRLVMSSSYQLHSWFTYSMLLLFLSTAGFWMARLNEGLSLFDAILIVPMFQIAWTFFSICTGFVYFQEYQVLNALRTTMFILGMMSVFAGISLLAPDESKGGDVKDNSSLVSVSIPKEVDRIVVPSEDIQTRDTRSFVQGILMKISDALVKAKTACALSLGFGEDSINASAVLVMPMVSSKITGFRGNGFDRAKIFSMRNSGWTKISMDEDATKMLETSPMLSESP from the exons ATGGGGGAGTGGGTCATTGGGGCTTTCATCAACCTTTTTGGCAGCATTGCCATCAACTTTGGAACTAACCTTCTTAAATTGGGGCATAATGAG AGAGAGAGGCATTCAATGCTAGAAGGTGATGGAACAAATGGAAAGCTTCCTTTGAAACCTATTATATACTTCCAGACATGGAGAGTTG gctttttattttttgttcttggaAATTGCCTAAATTTTATATCCTTCGGATATGCTGCTCAG TCACTTCTGGCGGCACTGGGATCTATTCAATTTGTATCCAACATTGCATTTGCTTACTTTGTCTTAAACAAAATGGTGACTGTCAA GGTAATGGTTGCCACAACCTTTATCGTTCTTGGGAACATTTTTCTTGTTGCTTTTGGCAACCACCAGTCTCCTG TGTTCACACCAGAGCAGCTAGCTGAGAAATTTAGCAACATTACATTCCTTCTTTACTgtctgattttgattttgattgttgCAGTACATCACTCCATTTACAG GAGAGGAGTACTTCTCCATGCAGTTTGTGGACATGATCTGAGATCGTATTGGCACATGCTGCTTCCTTTTTCCTATGCCATAGTTTCAGGTGCTGTAGGGTCATTCTCAGTGTTGTTTGCAAAATCTCT CTCTAATCTGCTACGGTTGGTGATGTCTAGCAGTTATCAGTTACATAGCTGGTTCACATATTCCATGCTCCTTCTATTTCTAAGTACAGCTGGATTTTGG ATGGCTAGGTTGAATGAAGGATTGTCACTGTTCGATGCAATTCTTATTGTTCCTATGTTCCAGATTGCTTGGACATTCTTTTCCATTTGTACAGGATTTGTATATTTTCAGGAGTAccag GTATTAAATGCACTAAGGACGACGATGTTCATTCTCGGAATGATGTCTGTGTTCGCAGGCATATCTTTGCTGGCACCTGATGAATCCAAAG GTGGTGACGTCAAAGATAATTCATCTTTAGTTTCTGTAAGCATTCCAAAAGAAGTGGACAG GATTGTTGTGCCATCTGAGGATATACAAACCAGGGATACAAGATCATTTGTGCAAGGAATCCTGATGAAGATTTCAGATGCACTAGTGAAGGCAAAG ACTGCTTGTGCATTATCTTTAGGATTTGGAGAGGATTCAATCAATGCATCTGCAGTGCTTGTGATGCCTATGGTGTCATCAAAGATAACAGGCTTTAGAGGAAATGGATTTGACCGTGCCAAGATTTTCTCCATGAGAAATTCCGGTTGGACCAAGATctctatggatgaagatgctacAAAAATGCTAGAGACAAGCCCTATGCTCTCTGAAAGCCCGTGA
- the LOC112186392 gene encoding probable magnesium transporter NIPA8 isoform X2: MESWLFIFCSWKLPKFYILRICCSVTSGGTGIYSICIQHCICLLCLKQNGDCQVFTPEQLAEKFSNITFLLYCLILILIVAVHHSIYRRGVLLHAVCGHDLRSYWHMLLPFSYAIVSGAVGSFSVLFAKSLSNLLRLVMSSSYQLHSWFTYSMLLLFLSTAGFWMARLNEGLSLFDAILIVPMFQIAWTFFSICTGFVYFQEYQVLNALRTTMFILGMMSVFAGISLLAPDESKGGDVKDNSSLVSVSIPKEVDRIVVPSEDIQTRDTRSFVQGILMKISDALVKAKTACALSLGFGEDSINASAVLVMPMVSSKITGFRGNGFDRAKIFSMRNSGWTKISMDEDATKMLETSPMLSESP, translated from the exons ATGGAGAGTTG gctttttattttttgttcttggaAATTGCCTAAATTTTATATCCTTCGGATATGCTGCTCAG TCACTTCTGGCGGCACTGGGATCTATTCAATTTGTATCCAACATTGCATTTGCTTACTTTGTCTTAAACAAAATGGTGACTGTCA AGTGTTCACACCAGAGCAGCTAGCTGAGAAATTTAGCAACATTACATTCCTTCTTTACTgtctgattttgattttgattgttgCAGTACATCACTCCATTTACAG GAGAGGAGTACTTCTCCATGCAGTTTGTGGACATGATCTGAGATCGTATTGGCACATGCTGCTTCCTTTTTCCTATGCCATAGTTTCAGGTGCTGTAGGGTCATTCTCAGTGTTGTTTGCAAAATCTCT CTCTAATCTGCTACGGTTGGTGATGTCTAGCAGTTATCAGTTACATAGCTGGTTCACATATTCCATGCTCCTTCTATTTCTAAGTACAGCTGGATTTTGG ATGGCTAGGTTGAATGAAGGATTGTCACTGTTCGATGCAATTCTTATTGTTCCTATGTTCCAGATTGCTTGGACATTCTTTTCCATTTGTACAGGATTTGTATATTTTCAGGAGTAccag GTATTAAATGCACTAAGGACGACGATGTTCATTCTCGGAATGATGTCTGTGTTCGCAGGCATATCTTTGCTGGCACCTGATGAATCCAAAG GTGGTGACGTCAAAGATAATTCATCTTTAGTTTCTGTAAGCATTCCAAAAGAAGTGGACAG GATTGTTGTGCCATCTGAGGATATACAAACCAGGGATACAAGATCATTTGTGCAAGGAATCCTGATGAAGATTTCAGATGCACTAGTGAAGGCAAAG ACTGCTTGTGCATTATCTTTAGGATTTGGAGAGGATTCAATCAATGCATCTGCAGTGCTTGTGATGCCTATGGTGTCATCAAAGATAACAGGCTTTAGAGGAAATGGATTTGACCGTGCCAAGATTTTCTCCATGAGAAATTCCGGTTGGACCAAGATctctatggatgaagatgctacAAAAATGCTAGAGACAAGCCCTATGCTCTCTGAAAGCCCGTGA